The Hemiscyllium ocellatum isolate sHemOce1 chromosome 4, sHemOce1.pat.X.cur, whole genome shotgun sequence genomic interval CTCAATACCGTCATTTTATCCTGTGTATAGTTTTGTGAGAAAGGCTATTTAAACTAAATCCCACTGCTTTCCTGTTGTAGTGCAGGATTAGACTTGCCCTTTAATTTTGTGTGATCATTTTGAATGCTCGGTTTCCATCAATTATTGTACACAATTACCATGGAGGATTTTCAAAAGAGAGATTTAGTTTAAACTGCAGCTTAATAGCTTGAATGTACTTTGTTTTTACAAGCCTGAGTTGTACAAATTTAACTTAAGAATGGTGGAAAGGAGGAAATAAGTGCTATAAGCATCCATAAACCTATGAATAAGTAATCTTGCCCAGCAATACTAATAATTTCATTCCTTCATTTCAGTTCCTGGACGATTCCTAAGATTTAATCTGAATAAgatcaaattgctggaaaaactcagcaggtctggccgcatctgtggGATAACCCTTTTATCTTACAATATCCTTTGTGCAATTTGACTTTTATTGCACTTTTCCactgtgattttgttttcaaaGTCGTCAGTCAGCAATTGATTagataaaatatttattttgaatcCATATTGACTATGATTTGGTAGATGTTTATGCTACTAATTGCATTCTCCTTAGGAATTTTATTCTATAGAACTGGGAAATAAAGTAATGATGTGTCTGAATGGAAAATGAGGGAAGGTTATGTGACAACAGACTTGAGATGGTGAGTGGAAGGTAGTAATTGTAAATTGAATGTGGGGGTGCATGCTGAGAGAATCAATGTGTTGGAAGAAAACGCAAacctgcactttcacactgtcTTCTGAAGATTCCCATTTATTCTTGCAGGTCTTCCAGAACAATACTACAGTCTCACCTGGTTCCTTAGCCCAATCCTGGGGTTGATCTTCACTCCTCTGATTGGTTCTGCAAGTGACCGCTGCACCTTGACCTGGGGCCGTCGACGACCTTTCATTCTGGCTCTTTGTATTGGAGTTCTCTTTGGGGTTGCCCTATTCTTAAATGGATCTGTCCTAGGTAAAAATGGAATTTTGCATTTAGTTGAAATATTTTGTTTCACAGCTTGGCCTgaggcttggagaggaacttatcATTGGTTTTCCCATGTGTCTGCAGCCCTTGCCTTTGCTGGTGGTAGAGGTTGCGGGTCAGGGTGATGCTGCTGAAGGAACCTTAGTGAATTGTTATAGTGCATATTGCTACCACCATCCATGGTGGAGGAATGACATTTCAAATTAATGAAAGGGACATTGAGTATTTATGTCACTGAACATGCAGTCAGCAGCAAATATCCCTAATTCTGATCttgtttttctaatcaacctgttcagagatattatgatgcatctctggagcagttgggacttgaatctgggcctcctgGAGTACTGGCACAAGGCCCTAATTCTGACTATTTTTAGTGCACCTAGTGTGGGCAAATTTCAACTATTCTGATCTTTATTTTCAAATACAAAGCTTCAGTGAGTTGATTTTGGTTTCACTTCTGACCGTCTATGGTGGGTTCCAGATCCACTTCAGAACCTTGAGCAAGGAATCAAGTAATGTTTAATCAACTTGGTCAGACTTATTTGGACATATTTCTGGAACAAATTAGACTTGAACCAGGACCTCATGACCTAGAGAAAGGGTACTACTGGCTGTCATGGACCCCTGAAGCAATCAAAACAAGTGATGAAATGTCTTCAAATCAACATGATCAGATATTATAAAATACCAGTGGAGCAGGTGGAAATTAAAACCTGGGCCTCCAGACCCAGAGGAAAGGACACTATCACTGCCTTAAGAGCCCTAAATTCTGACCTTTTATGGGTACTTGTGATGTTCCACTTTACTGTGGCTAATTAGGAAATATTAGGCTATATGCTTAAACTGAGTCATTCCACTGTTGTATAGTTTAAATGAGTAGAGCAatttgttgagattttccagatcAACCTGTTTAAGGACATTACTGCTGCAGCAGGTGAGACTGGAACTCTAGCCTACTGGCTCAGGCAGAGACACTACTATGCTACAAGAGCCATAAAATCTGAACTTTTGGTATTTGTTCAGTGATGTTCTGTCATACTTCTGAAATGGTGGGACTTTAACCTGAATCTTTCAGACCCTAAAGTTAAGGACCAACACTGCCACAGATTCAAAATTCTTAAGGTcaaaatttaatattttttatttaacctatttttctgatCATCCTGTTCAGATGCTatactggagcaggtgggacttgatcccAGGTCCCTCAATTTAGGGTATGAACACAACCACTTAAGCCACAAGAAGGTCCTTCATTCTGACCTTAGattcagtatttttaaaaaaaaaacttttttttctaatcaacctgctcatgTTATCTCACCTCTGGCACAGGTGGGTATTGTACATGGGACTCCTGGTCTAAGGGTATGGACTCTACACTGTGCTGCAAGAGGGCcccattctgaccttatgaagtaTTGAAGGTCATTTGATgcaactgaagatagttgggcctagctTTGTTGCAGTGATAGCCAGgtagtctgggttcaagtctcacctgcttcagaatatctctgaacagattaatgGAAAATATCCTGTAGTGATGGCCTAGGGTTGAAAAATTGGCCATCGTCCTTTGACTTCACCCAGTGGAGAAGTTTTACCCTTAATCCCACTGGCTTCAATTTTCACAGGACGACTCTATTTTGTACTTAGTCAGTTGATGTCAAGGCAGTCTTTCATTGCCTCAGTCATTTGGATTCCTTTTTTCCATTCATGTTTGGATTAAATTTCTAATTAGGTCATAAACAGTGTCTAGCAGTACCAAGATTGGACGTCACTGGGCAAGTTACTGCTGTGCAACTACTAATGACAGCATCGTTAATGAAActtaattggctggattggatttgtcctgattgAGCTGCATAATTTTGCACCTTGGGCAAGTTTTTAATATTGGATGGGAACTGCAAATAGAAGGCAGTTGGTATTAAACCAACTAGAAATGAGAAATGTCTTTACTTCTACATAGAATGTAGAACTCACTACAGGAAATAGTTAAATGGTTTGGCTGCCTTCAAAATAAATCGAAATGATAGAAAAGGGATCTAGAAATATTTGCTGCAAGTCTGCAATGATGTGGGTGAAATGGGAAGGGACTTCTATGAAGTATAAATGCTCACAGACTGGATGTGCCAAACAGCCTGTGGTTTCTATAAAAATTGCAAGTATCTTTTCTGAAAGCAGTGAATTATTCTGAAAGGTTGTCATAACTATTTGGTAATACTTTGATGCTTTGTCATCAACGTGAATAAGAATTTTCACAGGTTGTACATCTTCCCATACTTCAACTTCAGTTAAGTTAAATCATTTTAAGGTTTCAGAAAAATAGCAGTAAATATGAACTAAAATATTCAGAAGTAATGAATTGATAATTTAATTGAATAATAGCAATTGCTTAGTACCCAGCAGCAGAGTCTCTAATACAGCTAATTTTTGTCTTTTGGTTTAGAACAGCCAGACAATAAAATGTCAGCCCAATGTGATTTACAACTAAAGCGTTAGGGTTTAAGTGACTTTGGATTCCTGTGGAAGTGTGAATTTAACAATGAGTTTGCTGTTTCCTCCTCTCAGCCACTATCCCTCACTGTCCTGATCCACTGTCTCTCATTGCTTTTATAACTTCCACCTCTCCTCCTCCCTACTCTTCTCCCTCTATTGCATATTGCCATGCTGCCTGTCACCAATTCCTTTGTTCCCTCTTTCTCGTGCTGTTTCTCTTCtcaactccccacccccaccccttaaCTGTATCTTACACTGTCCCCTTAACTTCAAGAAAATAGTTCTTGGGGTTTGGCTTGCACTCAGTTTCCATCAGCACTCTGAAGTGACACTCACTAGTAGATGTGATTGCCCACCGAGGAAATTATCTCTGGCTGTAAGTCGTATGGGTCCTTGCTTGCAATCCTCAAGGTACATCTCTGACCATTCATTTGGCACGTGTTTCCAGGAGGTGGAACTGGACCTTAAGATCACTGAAGTTCCTTTTCCATTCTTCCTCTTGCCACTAGGTGTTCTAAGAAATTTGTCCTTTCATACAGGAGCTGCCTTGAAGTCTATTCCTAATGAATGAGGGTCTCCCAAGCATTGACATCTATGTTGTGTTGTTGATGTAAGTCTTCAGGGACTCTTTGAAACTCTTCCTTTGTCATCTTCTCAATTGAGATTTCCCTGAGCTGGATGAAGATTTACTTTGGCAGTCAGAACTCAGTAAGCTTGTCACTGGTTGTCAGTACTATTACTCAACCAGCAATGATCCTTctaaatgtgggcggcacggtggctcagtgggcggcacggtggcacagtggttagcactgctgcctcacagcgccagagacctgggttcaattcccgcctcaggcgactgactgtgtggagtttgtacgttctccccgtgtctgcgtgggtttcctccgggtgctccggtttcctcccacagtccaaagatgtgcaggccaggtgaattggccatgctaaattgcccgtagtgttaggtaaggggcaaatgtaagggtaggggtatgggtgggtttcgcttcggcgggtcggtgtggacttgttgggccgaagggcctgtttccacactgtaagtaatctaatctaaactgtgcaATTTGCTGATGAATGGATTTTGAAATCCATTGCTCTGCCACAAAAAAACTTGCAGGGTATTTTGAGGACCAGCAAAAACTTTGCATTGCAATGAAAttggctgattttttttcttcttctggaaAGACCTAAATGCATTTTGTTAAAATGCAacttcatttctaaaaatgaattCTCAGCAGCGATTCCCTTTCTGCCATGTGCACGTAGCACAGAGTTCAAACTCCATGTCCCTGGAATCCCCAAATAACTTATTCGTACATCCAGACCACATGTCAGCCCTAATGCCCTTTTTTCAGTCTCACTAttttttctctttatctccacTCATTTTTCAAGCTCACTTGTTTTTTGCACTCTTTTGAATGAGTTCTAAATTCATACATCACCAAAGCAGACTTCAGGCCATCTGGAATGTTCTTGTATGTGGTCCATGGACCAAAGGTTGAGAGAAATAGTACTCTGGTAATCTGAACACAATCAGTTCAGGTTTACACAGGCATTTCAAGTCAGGTTTCAAGTCAGCTAACTTTGATCATTGATTTGGAGAGTTGATATGATTTTTGATTGAGTCAAGGTGCACACTTTTTTTGATACCCTCACCATTCCCTCACATAAGGGATGTACCCAATGCAGGTTCTTGTATAATAGCACAATGCAGGTTTTTGTATAGTAGCACAATCCCGGTTTTAGAACCTTACTCAGATTCACAATAAATGTTTTCATTGGAGTCCTGTTTTACCTTCAAATTAGAGCTTAATCCAAAAATTTCCAATGCAAAATAAGGAATTGTATTGCTGGCTACTCTGCTTTGCAGAAAgtcccaagcccctcctcccatAGACTAATGGAGCAACCCAAAACACTATTTCTGCAGAGAAGAAATGAGTTGAAGTACTTAATTTATCAGTAACCTGCTAATTTTCTCACATAGGAACAAGTTTGCCTAGATCATACAATGAATTGTGGTTATTCTTCAAAAAACAGtgcatttaaaaaaatgtctAGTTGGTCATTtcaatttgattcattcacaTGCTTCGGGCATTCCATAAATCCAACTTTTCACAGGAGAAAAATGGTAGGAAGCAATTCATAGGAAACGTTTCCTGTTGTTTTCCTTTTTAATAAAAGATTTCTCAAGCAGTTGTCAGAAGAGTACAAGTCCACATCCTTTATTATTGGAACACTATACTCATATCAGACATGAATCTTTAAAACACCACCTGTTATGGTCTTCAGAAGAAACAACTTTTTTAAAACATGTAAACACTTTTTCAAATGCGCAAGAACACTCTAGGACAAGCATTTTTCATGTCCTTGTCAGTAATAAGATGAAATATGTACTTATTGCTCTGTGGTTTAGAATTGCTTTCCTGATAGTTAAGAATCAGTCTCTGAGACTGATTCTGAAATTCATTTTTGAACTGTATATATAGCATTTACATTTATTGTGTCAGCTTAGTTCTAAAaatcagtggttcacactgcatTAGGTTTATGGAGCTAAACAAGATTTTAGAATATCCAGGCTATCAAAATTGATATAAAGATTTAAATTGCAAAATCTAGGGTCAAAGAAATACTAGACATGTCTtaataaaaatctgtctaaccgATAAATTCTTCAAGCAGAAATTGTTATGTAAAAATAAGGAACATTCAGCAAATTCTATTTGAAGTGTGTAAAGAAGCAACAATTCAGGTGCTTTTGATTCAGGTTAACTTGAGCTCTCCAGCGTCAACATTGATGGATAGATTGGACCCGTACTAGTTGGTATTCAGATGATTGAGGGAGCAACCTCATTGGAacacatacaagattcttagtgGACTGGACAGAGTCGAGGCTGAAATGTTGGTTGCCCCTTGTGGAATAGTCcaggaccagagagcataacctcaaaatagAGGTAACCCCTGTATAAAacatgaatttcttctgagggtagtGGATCTGTGGAAGTATTTAGCAAAGCTGTCGTGGCAGACTTGagttatattcaaggctgacatgGATGgatttttaaatagttatggggagaaggcagaaaagtggaattgtggactaccagatcagccatgatctccttaaatgacagagcagatttgaCCAGCTGAATGACAGAGTGCTGCTAGCTAGGCTAGTATTTTTTGCCCTAGACAgttgagtcaatcacattgctgtgaatttGGAGCCAGTTAGGCCTGATCAGGTGAGgatgcagatttcctttcctgaaagacactagtgaaccagaagAATTTTTATGGCGAGTGGttgcatggtcaccattagaccagctattcattccagatttttgagTTCAGATTTCACTATCTGCCACGTTGTCATGCCACCATGTCTTCAACACATTATCCTGGGGCTCTGGATCATGAGTTTGAAGACATTACCACTATACCATTACCCTACTAATACTGTGTGGTTTAGTGGTCTTGTTTCTACTTCCTATTGGCTTCTCCAGAAGCATCTTTTGTTTGTAAAAATACTAATTCTAATGGATTTTTAAATATTTGGAAGGTAAGGTTTTTGTTTTAGAAACGAGTTTCAATTAATGAGGAGTCCTAATAAAActtaatagatttttaaaaatctttacgATGTGTCTCATTTTAAATACTATCAAAGTACAACTTGATACTTCATAGTATATGTTCTGCTTGAAAGAGTTTTAAAAGTTTAGCAGTATACTGAGCATTAAAGGTATTTCACTAATAATTTGCTTGTCAGTATTCTGAGACTATCTAAATGCTTATCTCTACCGAAACAAGTTTCATTCACCATTCTAACAAATTTGACTTTTAACAAGTGTTTTAAAATGATCTAGTGGTATTGAAACATCTCCATTTTGGAAACTGAAAATTATGAACTAACTTTAGTTCAAGCATATTTCTTGCAGTCCTGTTATATTTTTAGCAATTCTGCTCCTCAGGTCTAGCCATCGGAGACATCCCTGACCGTCAGCCAATTGGTATAGTCCTGACTGTTCTAGGTGTAGTGATATTGGACTTTTGCGCAGATGCAACAGAGGGACCAATCCGAGCTTATTTGCTGGATGTGGCAGACACTGAAGAGCAAGATCTGGCACTCAATATCCATGCCTTTTCTGCAGGTTTGCATTTAGTCTTTCTTCAAGTTTATCTCTTAAAAAGCAAAGAGAATAACTTTTAATTTTGATCTGAACAGTGTAATTGATTCACATGGATGCAAAAGTAACATGTATTATTAAGTACAAATCACCCTTGAGTGGAGAATTTTCATGCTCCTTTGTTCAATTGCTAGTTTTGAAGGCCACCTGATAATTTGCTTCAGTTGAGTTTGTATGAGAAGGATTTTCTAAAGTAGTTTTGTATTAAAAGTATGCTCAAAATCCTATTTAATGTAAGAATTAATTTCAATATTTAATTATATATTGCCTCAGGGTGTCTGATGTTGATTTGATTGTAAAGCAAGAAACAGAGGAGCCAATTCGCATACACCAGGGTCCCACAAACAGTGTGACTCTCTCTTTTTGGTGATGTTTGGACAGATGGATGTTGTCCAAGATTGTATGAAGAACTTCACTTTTAGTTGCACTAATGCCATAAGAATTCACATGTCCACTTGACAAATGCCCCCAACAGTGCAACACCTCTTCAGTATTGCATTAGAAAGTGAGCCGAGGCTTTATAATCAAACCTTGTattggacttgaacccacaacttgGAAGGATTAAATAAACTTGCTTTGAATTTGTTTCTCTTTATTACCTGAATAAATGTTGGCTATTTCAACTGAATGTTGTGAATTGTTTTATCTTCTGCAGTGTTATCCCTCTTTTGTACACTGGATATATATGCTCTTGTTGGGGGGTGTCCAAGTTTACCTGTCTTTGGGTGAAACTGATTTGAGCCTCAGACCTCATGTGAAACCACTTAGTTATTTTATAAAAGCAATGTTtgagttcttgtgcaaccctgcattatagagAAATCACACTTTTTAGAAACCAAGCTTAGTGTTGGTGCTGTATTCCCATGGCAGCCAGCGCATACTTGTAAAAATTTGGACTGTaggaacagtgtccccaattcatcaatctcGTAATAGCGAATTCAGGTTGACAATGTGTattataacagaacaacctgtattttCATGCCACTTGACACTTCCATCTGTTTTACATTTCATCTTTTGAAGAAATTGTGCAGCAACAGCCAATTCCAAACCTCTaggttttaaaaacatttgaacAATATATAAATGTAAGTAGAAATGCAAGTCAGGCCTTCATAATTGTCCTCTGTCATTCAAGTACACATTTCCATATCTCAAGTAAAATGTTTGGATTTTGTTAGGGTATGGAAGAGAAATGTAGGAATGTTAGTGGATGAAATAGTGAAATCCATGGCCAGTGGCAGAGGATATAGCGCACTTGTCTCCTAATTAGCTGCAACTTGATTACCTTTATTGGAGTTAGGACTTCCTTTGCTTTGTCTTTTAAAGACAAAGACAATTGAAGAGCTAGGAATTGGATGCCTGAGCTACAAGAAGGAAGCTTAGGTGGAGATTACATTTGAACAAAGTCATGGAGATTTCATCAACATTCATGACTCTGTAGCAGTATGCCGCAACATAAATTGTTTGACATATGCCATTAACCTGGAGACCGATTTGAGTTTGGAATTTCAATGCAACTCTCTCATGGTGGAAAAAAATCTGAAATGGAATGTCTGAACAAATGCAGCCTGAGCCAATTAAAGAATCAGTTGTCTGTTTCTCAGTGAAAAGGTTGatttatgaaaatgatatttGTATCAAAAAAATTGAATATGGTACTTTTGGGCTGGATTATAAAAATCTTTAGGTTCTGAAAGTAATGAGCAAGATTAGACTATACAGCCTGCTGATCTCGCTCTATAGTTTAATATCATGCTGACCTTGTATGTCATCCCACTTTCGCCATATTCCTTTTTTCCCCCTTAAAGCCAAATGTCTTTACTCTCTTCCAAAGAGATTTTAATAGATTTGAGAATTTTCACTATATCTGCATTCATTAAGAATGTGAAATCTTTCTAAAAAGACGTGTTGTTTATAGACTTCTCTTAAGATGGACACCAATTAAGAATCTTCAATTTCTCCCTAGGTCTGGGTGGAGCTGTTGGCTACATGTTGGGTGGTTTAGATTGGACACAAACCACTTTGGGGCGGATCTTCAGATCACAACAACAAGTCCTCTTCTTCTTTGCATCCATCATCTTTTCTGTATCTGTTGCTTTACATCTTTTCAGCATTGAAGAAGAGCAGTATAACCCGCAACAAGATCGCATTGATGACGAAACTGAGATACAATCAACTGTCAAAATAAATGGCAGTCTCCCACCTATCCCTCAGCTTGATGTGGCCCATGAGGATGGGCGTTTCTCTGCTTCAGTCTTCCCTCATGAAACCACCTCCGTGCAAGATGTCGATCTCAACTTCCTGGATGTAAATATTGGACGGAGCCAAAGTGACTCTGTTTTGCACATGCCTGATGCAACAATAGAAGTTGAACCAGAGTTGTTCTTTTTGCGGGACATTGAACCTTCTATTTTTCAGGACCAATGTGATAGTATGTGTCACTCTTCTTCAAGTTTATCCAAAAGTTATAATCAGGAATTGATGTCCAGGTTCAATCAAGTGTCTGCTTTGCTCAGGGAACATGAACATGAAGATTTTTCTCAGTCTGATCTGAAGACTGATTCCAAAATGGCAAATGGACGTGCTGATGATTTTATCAATGGTAATATCAGTCATAACATGTCCAGAATTGGAATGAAGCAATCAACCACCAACAGCTCCATGCGCAGGCGACGGCACATGTTCTACCGACAGCCATCTCACACTTTTTCATACTATGGCAAGATGGGTTCTCATCGTTACCGTTTTCGTCGTGCCAACGCCATTGTCCTGATCAAATCCTCACGGAGTATGAATGATCTCTATGATCTACAGAAGAGACAAAGGCAGCGACAGAGATTGCGTAACCAGAGTGGTGTGACCAATTCGAGCAGTGAtacagacagtgaggaaggagagactgaGACTACTGTAAAGCTTCTATGGCTGTCCATGCTGAAAATGCCAAAGGAACTGTTAAGGCTATGTGTATGCCACCTTGTAACTTGGTTTGCAATGATTGGAGCTGCAGTTTTCTACACAGACTTCATGGGACAGGTCATCTATAGAGGCGATCCAAAAGTAAGTTAATGTAATTGAACCATTTCTTCCTATTCATGCTTGATATTCTGAATATGCAAGATATCACTGTCTATTTGACTTAACAAGTATGGAATATTCAGTGTTTGGAAGAAGAGTAATGATATCAAAAACCATCTCAATCTCTCATCAGGGCCAAATGTCATTTCTGTTCTTAGAATTTGGTTCAAATCATTTTACATAATTTCAGATTGGAAATTTCGGGTTCTTTTACTGCTAGTTTGGAACTGAAGTCCAATGGAACCATGTGTTTTGCATTTAGAGAATGGGTTTAATGTGAATATTATTGGATAGTACAATGCATATCaataagggcttatgctgaagggcttatgcccgaaacatcgaatttcctgttccttggatgctgcctgacctgcacttttccagcaacacattttcagcaatgcatATCAATGCATAgattacacttggaatattgtgttcagttctggttgcctcattataggaaggatgtagaagctttagagaggatacagagatctaccatgatgttgcctggactggagggcatgtctcatgaaagaaggttgagggagctagggcttttttattggagggaagaaggatgaagggtgacttgatagaggtctacaaaataagGAGAGGCAAAGtggacagccagagactttttttctcCCACTAGAGTggaatggctatcacaagggggcatagttttaaggtggtttaaggaaggtgtcagaggtaggttctttactaccactgctggcagtgcattccatgcgcATCATAACACGAcggttagaggaagagcgcctcatcttccgtctgggaaccttccaaccacaagggatgaactcggatttctccagtttcctcatttcccctctccccaccttgtctcggtcgattccctcgaactcagcaccgtcttcctgacctctccgcccccaccccactctagcctatcaccctcaccttgacctccttccacctatcgcatctccatcgcccctcccccaagtccctcctccctaccttgtaTCTTAGCCactttttcctcattcctgaagaagggcttatgcccgaaacatggaatctcctgttccttggatgctgcctgacctgcacttttccagcaacacattttcagcagtacattccatgcacccactacTCGGTAGAATCAGAtacgttagggacatttaagcaactcttggataggcacatggaagaataCAATGAAAGGATAATCTGATCTGAGTGTAGGATGAAATGTTAGCACAACATCAAGgccctgtactgttctatatctAATCCAATTCATTGAACGAAATGGAAAATGCAGGCAGGAGTTGTCAGCGATTAGGAATCCTAGCAATGATCACCAAAAACATCATACTATGGCTTTATTTTATAATTGTAGCCTTTTGGTTTCTAAGACCTTATTTCATTGTCATTTACTTGCCCTTTGTTTGGGAAGCCATGTATTTTAATCAGGTGAAATTGGAAATGTCAGAAAACAAGGGTGGTTTAATTTTTCATTTAAGTTGAAGCTTAAAAT includes:
- the LOC132815079 gene encoding solute carrier family 45 member 4-like isoform X2, whose protein sequence is MAPQNEETESMQTQELSTKLKKKRDGKENGDETVSEESIDRIPVKLWVMHGAVMFGREFCYAMETALVTPVLLQIGLPEQYYSLTWFLSPILGLIFTPLIGSASDRCTLTWGRRRPFILALCIGVLFGVALFLNGSVLGLAIGDIPDRQPIGIVLTVLGVVILDFCADATEGPIRAYLLDVADTEEQDLALNIHAFSAGLGGAVGYMLGGLDWTQTTLGRIFRSQQQVLFFFASIIFSVSVALHLFSIEEEQYNPQQDRIDDETEIQSTVKINGSLPPIPQLDVAHEDGRFSASVFPHETTSVQDVDLNFLDVNIGRSQSDSVLHMPDATIEVEPELFFLRDIEPSIFQDQCDSMCHSSSSLSKSYNQELMSRFNQVSALLREHEHEDFSQSDLKTDSKMANGRADDFINGNISHNMSRIGMKQSTTNSSMRRRRHMFYRQPSHTFSYYGKMGSHRYRFRRANAIVLIKSSRSMNDLYDLQKRQRQRQRLRNQSGVTNSSSDTDSEEGETETTVKLLWLSMLKMPKELLRLCVCHLVTWFAMIGAAVFYTDFMGQVIYRGDPKGPPNSTELWNYNTGVQMGCWGLVIYAVTAAICSAILQKYLDNYDLSIKVIYILGTLGFSIGTAVMAIFPNVYVAMIMISTMGIVSMSISYCPYALLGQYHEMKTESQPWKLQEGLWYRLCNPVLPSLYFPNTGSISTRQCGGSCWFSSSHPYCGIHWFISWLFVCLISCHISRESAGSRRGR
- the LOC132815079 gene encoding solute carrier family 45 member 4-like isoform X1, whose translation is MAPQNEETESMQTQELSTKLKKKRDGKENGDETVSEESIDRIPVKLWVMHGAVMFGREFCYAMETALVTPVLLQIGLPEQYYSLTWFLSPILGLIFTPLIGSASDRCTLTWGRRRPFILALCIGVLFGVALFLNGSVLGLAIGDIPDRQPIGIVLTVLGVVILDFCADATEGPIRAYLLDVADTEEQDLALNIHAFSAGLGGAVGYMLGGLDWTQTTLGRIFRSQQQVLFFFASIIFSVSVALHLFSIEEEQYNPQQDRIDDETEIQSTVKINGSLPPIPQLDVAHEDGRFSASVFPHETTSVQDVDLNFLDVNIGRSQSDSVLHMPDATIEVEPELFFLRDIEPSIFQDQCDSMCHSSSSLSKSYNQELMSRFNQVSALLREHEHEDFSQSDLKTDSKMANGRADDFINGNISHNMSRIGMKQSTTNSSMRRRRHMFYRQPSHTFSYYGKMGSHRYRFRRANAIVLIKSSRSMNDLYDLQKRQRQRQRLRNQSGVTNSSSDTDSEEGETETTVKLLWLSMLKMPKELLRLCVCHLVTWFAMIGAAVFYTDFMGQVIYRGDPKGPPNSTELWNYNTGVQMGCWGLVIYAVTAAICSAILQKYLDNYDLSIKVIYILGTLGFSIGTAVMAIFPNVYVAMIMISTMGIVSMSISYCPYALLGQYHEMKTYRNHSPGNSKRGFGIDCAILSCQVYISQILVASALGSVVEAVGSVRVIPIVASIGSFLGFLSALFLVIYPENQQDPGEEDNRETLMAVSETDKNTEKPVVLKLTHKGPISDLEIESAV